One region of Syngnathus scovelli strain Florida chromosome 15, RoL_Ssco_1.2, whole genome shotgun sequence genomic DNA includes:
- the proser1 gene encoding proline and serine-rich protein 1 isoform X1, which translates to MDKKSFDIVIDEIKKCVLTDQRIKAIEQVHGYFSSEQVTDILKYFSWAEPQIKAVKALQHKMVAIPTTKVANILNCFTFSKDRIIVLELIALNIADAQNYRPVEDLFRIHLSEKKRARRILEQVCKVGCKAPVAMISSCGMIPGNPYPKGKPSLVTGTFPGIPPLKKEGEKKDDSSMESKGIATRIIGTSKPFPSSYNPHRPVPYPIPPCRPHATIAPSAYNNAGLVSMGGVITANVPPPPYNSAHKVAGYAKPGNPQNTTPGVTSGPLLIPHGSTPSTPVPPQASPSQPTPITPVFPGMVPSHNSPAPSPSVIKTAPQTPSGHVTPSPSSVIKAHTPSGTPCGTPGPGSGGFSPFHSRPGTPATSHSGAEVLSQMNPMGSTPQRAFAQSTEHPFHSIQAQAGNHPGSVIRSYTPSESPTTPVVPNRSTPGPSPKPSPAHSAQAQAAMGRPGAMNRQSGGGGSGSNSPVPSAFKGTSRSGTPSLSPLVAPGSAQAALARSLGLSHPPGSPQVSLASPVAISGLQALSGSPGPPHYPGLSPFPSLSSPLPPTSSGNMANPSPNSIFHGLAPNAAANAAASPFGLGLTSAPSIFPGLPPGASPAAFTGLGVSGGHGAGSPVLPSFMGLAGATPSSVASVAPMQAAVVAAAAAAGVPASSPVLPGFASAFSSNFQPGLSSGLQAQGNSAFPGLLSFPGVPGFSPAASPAALGGLHNPAMQPALLQAHPTTTLEGLAPQANAFANYPAGPGNPFPLQPGLHPQLGWP; encoded by the exons ATGGATAAGAAGTCATTTGACATCGTCATAGATGAAATAAAGAAG TGTGTCCTGACCGATCAGCGGATAAAGGCCATTGAGCAGGTGCATGGATACTTCTCCAGCGAACAG GTCACGGACATACTTAAATACTTCTCCTGGGCGGAGCCTCAAATTAAAGCAGTCAAAGCGCTGCAGCAT AAAATGGTCGCCATCCCCACCACCAAAGTTGCCAACATTCTGAATTGCTTCACCTTTTCAAAGGACAGAATTATTGTCTTGGAGCTGATCGcttt GAATATTGCAGATGCTCAAAATTACCGGCCTGTAGAGGATTTATTTCGCATACACTTGTCGGAGAAGAAGCGCGCTCGCAGAATTCTGGAACAG gTATGTAAAGTGGGTTGCAAAGCTCCTGTCGCCATGATCTCATCCTGCGGTATGATACCGGGAAATCCATATCCAAAAGGCAAACCCAGTCTGGTTACTGGCACATTCCCA GGAATCCCTCCCTTAAAGAAAGAAGGAGAGAAGAAAGATGACAGCAGTATGGAGAGTAAGGGGATTGCCACTCGAATTATCGGAACCTCCAAACCA TTCCCTTCAAGCTACAACCCCCACCGGCCCGTGCCCTACCCCATACCTCCGTGCAGACCCCATGCTACCATTGCGCCGA GTGCGTACAACAACGCAGGCCTTGTTTCTATGGGAGGGGTCATAACGGCCAATGTGCCCCCTCCCCCCTACAACTCTGCCCACAAAGTAGCAG GCTACGCCAAACCAGGCAATCCTCAGAACACCACGCCAGGAGTCACCAGCGGGCCGCTGCTCATCCCTCATGGCTCCACGCCGTCCACCCCTGTCCCACCGCAAGCTTCCCCGTCCCAGCCAACTCCCATCACCCCTGTTTTTCCCGGCATGGTGCCCTCTCACAACTCACCCGCTCCGTCACCATCTGTCATCAAAACGGCTCCGCAGACCCCCAGCGGCCACGTTACTCCGTCGCCATCTTCTGTCATTAAAGCCCACACCCCCTCAGGTACCCCTTGTGGAACTCCTGGTCCTGGCAGCGGAGGCTTCTCCCCTTTCCATTCCCGACCAGGCACCCCCGCTACCTCCCACAGCGGCGCCGAGGTCCTGTCTCAGATGAACCCCATGGGCTCAACGCCGCAGAGGGCTTTTGCCCAGTCCACTGAGCACCCTTTCCATAGCATACAAGCACAAGCAGGTAATCACCCTGGCTCGGTAATCCGCAGCTACACCCCCTCTGAAAGTCCAACTACTCCAGTGGTTCCCAATCGTTCAACCCCTGGTCCCAGCCCCAAACCTTCCCCCGCCCATTCTGCCCAGGCTCAGGCCGCCATGGGTCGGCCTGGAGCCATGAACAGACAAAGCGGGGGCGGCGGCAGTGGCAGTAACAGCCCGGTGCCCTCGGCTTTCAAGGGGACTTCTCGTTCCGGCACGCCCTCTCTTAGCCCTTTGGTGGCACCGGGATCAGCCCAGGCTGCGCTGGCCCGTTCTCTGGGGCTCTCGCACCCACCGGGCTCTCCTCAAGTCTCCCTCGCCAGTCCCGTCGCCATCAGCGGCCTCCAGGCTTTGTCTGGCAGCCCGGGACCGCCGCACTACCCGGGCCTGTCCCCTTTCCCCTCTCTttcctccccccttcctcctacGTCATCGGGCAACATGGCGAATCCCTCCCCAAACTCCATCTTTCACGGCCTGGCTCCCAACGCTGCAGCCAACGCGGCGGCCTCTCCGTTCGGTCTTGGCCTGACTTCTGCACCCTCTATATTCCCAGGCCTTCCGCCTGGTGCAAGCCCGGCCGCTTTCACAGGCTTGGGAGTTTCAGGAGGGCACGGGGCAGGGAGCCCCGTGTTGCCTTCATTCATGGGATTGGCAGGCGCCACTCCATCCTCCGTTGCGTCAGTGGCGCCAATGCAAGCGGCGgtagtggcggcggcggcggcagccggCGTCCCAGCATCATCGCCGGTTTTACCTGGTTTCGCTTCTGCCTTCAGCTCCAACTTTCAGCCTGG GTTGAGCAGCGGCCTCCAGGCTCAAGGAAACAGCGCCTTCCCGGGTCTGCTGTCCTTCCCTGGTGTCCCGGGTTTCTCTCCTGCCGCCTCCCCTGCTGCTCTCGGCGGCCTCCACAATCCAGCTATGCAGCCTGCTCTGCTGCAG GCTCACCCGACGACAACTTTGGAGGGCTTAGCTCCTCAGGCCAACGCCTTTGCCAACTATCCCGCAGGACCAGGAAACCCTTTCCCCCTCCAGCCGGGCTTGCACCCACAGTTGGGTTGGCCATGA
- the proser1 gene encoding proline and serine-rich protein 1 isoform X2, with the protein MDKKSFDIVIDEIKKCVLTDQRIKAIEQVHGYFSSEQVTDILKYFSWAEPQIKAVKALQHKMVAIPTTKVANILNCFTFSKDRIIVLELIALNIADAQNYRPVEDLFRIHLSEKKRARRILEQVCKVGCKAPVAMISSCGMIPGNPYPKGKPSLVTGTFPGIPPLKKEGEKKDDSSMESKGIATRIIGTSKPFPSSYNPHRPVPYPIPPCRPHATIAPSYAKPGNPQNTTPGVTSGPLLIPHGSTPSTPVPPQASPSQPTPITPVFPGMVPSHNSPAPSPSVIKTAPQTPSGHVTPSPSSVIKAHTPSGTPCGTPGPGSGGFSPFHSRPGTPATSHSGAEVLSQMNPMGSTPQRAFAQSTEHPFHSIQAQAGNHPGSVIRSYTPSESPTTPVVPNRSTPGPSPKPSPAHSAQAQAAMGRPGAMNRQSGGGGSGSNSPVPSAFKGTSRSGTPSLSPLVAPGSAQAALARSLGLSHPPGSPQVSLASPVAISGLQALSGSPGPPHYPGLSPFPSLSSPLPPTSSGNMANPSPNSIFHGLAPNAAANAAASPFGLGLTSAPSIFPGLPPGASPAAFTGLGVSGGHGAGSPVLPSFMGLAGATPSSVASVAPMQAAVVAAAAAAGVPASSPVLPGFASAFSSNFQPGLSSGLQAQGNSAFPGLLSFPGVPGFSPAASPAALGGLHNPAMQPALLQAHPTTTLEGLAPQANAFANYPAGPGNPFPLQPGLHPQLGWP; encoded by the exons ATGGATAAGAAGTCATTTGACATCGTCATAGATGAAATAAAGAAG TGTGTCCTGACCGATCAGCGGATAAAGGCCATTGAGCAGGTGCATGGATACTTCTCCAGCGAACAG GTCACGGACATACTTAAATACTTCTCCTGGGCGGAGCCTCAAATTAAAGCAGTCAAAGCGCTGCAGCAT AAAATGGTCGCCATCCCCACCACCAAAGTTGCCAACATTCTGAATTGCTTCACCTTTTCAAAGGACAGAATTATTGTCTTGGAGCTGATCGcttt GAATATTGCAGATGCTCAAAATTACCGGCCTGTAGAGGATTTATTTCGCATACACTTGTCGGAGAAGAAGCGCGCTCGCAGAATTCTGGAACAG gTATGTAAAGTGGGTTGCAAAGCTCCTGTCGCCATGATCTCATCCTGCGGTATGATACCGGGAAATCCATATCCAAAAGGCAAACCCAGTCTGGTTACTGGCACATTCCCA GGAATCCCTCCCTTAAAGAAAGAAGGAGAGAAGAAAGATGACAGCAGTATGGAGAGTAAGGGGATTGCCACTCGAATTATCGGAACCTCCAAACCA TTCCCTTCAAGCTACAACCCCCACCGGCCCGTGCCCTACCCCATACCTCCGTGCAGACCCCATGCTACCATTGCGCCGA GCTACGCCAAACCAGGCAATCCTCAGAACACCACGCCAGGAGTCACCAGCGGGCCGCTGCTCATCCCTCATGGCTCCACGCCGTCCACCCCTGTCCCACCGCAAGCTTCCCCGTCCCAGCCAACTCCCATCACCCCTGTTTTTCCCGGCATGGTGCCCTCTCACAACTCACCCGCTCCGTCACCATCTGTCATCAAAACGGCTCCGCAGACCCCCAGCGGCCACGTTACTCCGTCGCCATCTTCTGTCATTAAAGCCCACACCCCCTCAGGTACCCCTTGTGGAACTCCTGGTCCTGGCAGCGGAGGCTTCTCCCCTTTCCATTCCCGACCAGGCACCCCCGCTACCTCCCACAGCGGCGCCGAGGTCCTGTCTCAGATGAACCCCATGGGCTCAACGCCGCAGAGGGCTTTTGCCCAGTCCACTGAGCACCCTTTCCATAGCATACAAGCACAAGCAGGTAATCACCCTGGCTCGGTAATCCGCAGCTACACCCCCTCTGAAAGTCCAACTACTCCAGTGGTTCCCAATCGTTCAACCCCTGGTCCCAGCCCCAAACCTTCCCCCGCCCATTCTGCCCAGGCTCAGGCCGCCATGGGTCGGCCTGGAGCCATGAACAGACAAAGCGGGGGCGGCGGCAGTGGCAGTAACAGCCCGGTGCCCTCGGCTTTCAAGGGGACTTCTCGTTCCGGCACGCCCTCTCTTAGCCCTTTGGTGGCACCGGGATCAGCCCAGGCTGCGCTGGCCCGTTCTCTGGGGCTCTCGCACCCACCGGGCTCTCCTCAAGTCTCCCTCGCCAGTCCCGTCGCCATCAGCGGCCTCCAGGCTTTGTCTGGCAGCCCGGGACCGCCGCACTACCCGGGCCTGTCCCCTTTCCCCTCTCTttcctccccccttcctcctacGTCATCGGGCAACATGGCGAATCCCTCCCCAAACTCCATCTTTCACGGCCTGGCTCCCAACGCTGCAGCCAACGCGGCGGCCTCTCCGTTCGGTCTTGGCCTGACTTCTGCACCCTCTATATTCCCAGGCCTTCCGCCTGGTGCAAGCCCGGCCGCTTTCACAGGCTTGGGAGTTTCAGGAGGGCACGGGGCAGGGAGCCCCGTGTTGCCTTCATTCATGGGATTGGCAGGCGCCACTCCATCCTCCGTTGCGTCAGTGGCGCCAATGCAAGCGGCGgtagtggcggcggcggcggcagccggCGTCCCAGCATCATCGCCGGTTTTACCTGGTTTCGCTTCTGCCTTCAGCTCCAACTTTCAGCCTGG GTTGAGCAGCGGCCTCCAGGCTCAAGGAAACAGCGCCTTCCCGGGTCTGCTGTCCTTCCCTGGTGTCCCGGGTTTCTCTCCTGCCGCCTCCCCTGCTGCTCTCGGCGGCCTCCACAATCCAGCTATGCAGCCTGCTCTGCTGCAG GCTCACCCGACGACAACTTTGGAGGGCTTAGCTCCTCAGGCCAACGCCTTTGCCAACTATCCCGCAGGACCAGGAAACCCTTTCCCCCTCCAGCCGGGCTTGCACCCACAGTTGGGTTGGCCATGA
- the stoml3b gene encoding stomatin (EPB72)-like 3b produces the protein MEMEDRMESQRPTGMSKEVLISEKTGSLGCCGWFIVIVVGFFTLLLFPFTIWFCLKIVQEYERAVIFRLGRITDRKAKGPGIFFILPCTDSFVKVDLRTVSFDIPPQEILTKDSVTVSVDGVVYFRVNDPIASVANVSNADFATRLLAQTTLRNVLGTKNLAEVLSDREGIAHSMQSNLDEATDNWGIKVERVEIKDVKLPHQLQRAMAAEAEAAREARAKVIAAEGEMNASRALKEASLVIAEAPSALQLRYLQTLNTIAAEKNSTIIFPLPMDMITHFMRK, from the exons ATGGAAATGGAGGACCGAATGGAGAGCCAGAGGCCGACGGGGATGAGTAAAGAGGTCTTAATAT CTGAGAAGACGGGCTCTTTGGGATGCTGCGGATGGTTCATAGTCATCGTAGTCGGCTTCTTCACTTTATTACTGTTCCCCTTCACCATTTGGTTCTGTTTGAAg ATAGTTCAAGAGTATGAGCGTGCTGTGATCTTCAGACTGGGGCGTATCACAGACAGGAAGGCAAAAGGACCAG GAATTTTCTTCATTTTGCCCTGCACTGATTCATTTGTTAAAGTTGATCTACGAACCGTTTCATTCGACATCCCTCCGCAAGAG ATTCTGACAAAGGACTCAGTGACAGTGAGCGTGGATGGCGTCGTGTACTTCCGTGTCAACGACCCCATCGCTTCTGTAGCCAATGTGTCCAACGCTGACTTTGCCACCCGCCTGCTGGCCCAAACCACCCTCAGGAACGTCTTGGGCACCAAGAACCTGGCCGAGGTCCTGTCTGACCGAGAGGGCATTGCTCACAGCATGCAG tcaaatcTGGACGAAGCTACTGACAACTGGGGTATCAAAGTGGAACGTGTTGAGATTAAAGATGTGAAGCTGCCCCATCAGCTGCAGAGAGCCATGGCTGCTGAGGCCGAGGCTGCGCGAGAGGCCAGAGCCAAG GTGATAGCCGCAGAAGGCGAGATGAACGCTTCCCGCGCCCTGAAGGAGGCGTCGCTGGTCATCGCCGAAGCTCCGTCAGCTCTGCAGCTCCGTTACCTGCAGACCCTCAACACCATCGCCGCAGAGAAGAACTCCACAATCATCTTCCCCCTGCCCATGGATATGATTACTCATTTCATGCGCAAGTGA
- the mtus2a gene encoding microtubule-associated tumor suppressor candidate 2 homolog encodes MSIPTSFKGHGLVERAEKMANKAPIQFPRTADDNANQFTSLSDQGGMLEDTGCNTTSLPPLVSQSESHDKMIIWGSEQQCSDSGFREIELVECPDMHPFLRNPNEEEDDEDGGSTGEGKDEGPMSISSSSTASSTSTGVRRNDNDSNKVESRSRRDKEEWRKNTCRSTEQVGGSSEEENPNAGRGGLKQSKSETNVFVSNLATMNLSGSLSSTLDSTFICLPSSKPDICYATSAQAPRSAHQVDDKPPPLRYQEKQDQWHSQDETQDERSQYKNGSSSNGGDGLGQRRRAGFEERVLPPRQQQLVRPLCQSEMGRAHNLEELGGQASEVGRSTVSQSHTHNGANKKLTKSSLREPSDFSHLYNTYGVFQSRQPNQATKKEVLLVEKQPGSVTKTSSKSSTMERQPQTQFTYRRNCSSPKRTFTPPHSPLRTPQGSPNRQASMYLISKDPRRGIQHHTPSGGSPDRKAPAQGHDMRAPVKTNLTGIPKAPLNNQQSSPNSSPKDSSPSPKLKPKGVRPKIITYIRKNPQLKPQAVDGPYQVSSLPARLSTYAHGTGATPGSFKDIPKGPFKPEKETRGAPVLSASNLLYDKFHKDMQANIFPSGVLSRSIRAPGLTNTVPLTHNHSYTAPPKLASKTDDFYGAHSEVSRSASFKESSADDPLHLRTATQTGGSGSLLRSGRGLRLGLGAVTRTASASVKGKESSASQRSTISQPIQQACLAASQKSRNTAADDEVFAPEAPASAQAQPPNGRSLLPKASQSGLRAPGFSSTRLPVGRLAAFGFVRSSSVSSAHSSDSEPNRATHRLSVSEDPPLHRVTGAPPSTDHQRAAPCRSNSLQPPSTPALPRRYLPAQPRSSPGVGRKEFQRSSEVTRSLPSSPKRLAVVPPKPQSPVQSGQRAAGGPARGSAPPGSPRRVPPLKLQQEKEDAQQREEERKAQQREKEEQREELERLRGCCERQEKQLRALREELRKTSLGLEAFIVTTQHYRLKNESAEANETNLLQEIQKVKEQLASNSANWERLKLEKSAVESAFERELQELQVQQETELAAVEESLRKCHSAETEHLKAEHQSQMEELRTQQQEQVEEMTAHHQAAIQELRDMHNITMATLHEEHARTMRDLRKAHEQQKMLLEEDFEKLRLSLQDQVDTLTFQNHSLRDKAKRFEEALRKSTDEQILDALAPYQHIEKDLKSLKEVVEMKNQQIHQQEQKIADLEKVAQKNVFLEEKLQVLQQQNEDLTAQIERNLTLSRQLSEENANLQESVEKESTAKKRLSQNNEELLWRLQTSPLMSPSSSPLHRAFSTSPIPSSPLFSSSPAPPLGCHSPSHCQGCPQQPQSSSPFHTVNRNYSPGPGTPTHRSATNQNHSPGPCTPTHRATANRNSVACLTLQR; translated from the exons ATGAGCATCCCAACTAGTTTCAAGGGACATGGGCTTGTTGAGAGAGCGGAAAAGATGGCAAACAAAGCTCCAATCCAATTCCCTCGCACTGCCGATGATAACGCCAATCAATTCACCTCTTTGAGTGATCAAGGAGGAATGTTAGAGGACACAGGATGCAATACCACCTCACTCCCACCTTTGGTATCACAAAGTGAATCCCACGACAAGATGATCATCTGGGGCTCTGAGCAGCAGTGTTCCGACTCTGGGTTCCGTGAGATCGAGCTTGTGGAGTGTCCGGACATGCATCCGTTCTTGAGAAACCCAAATGAAGAAGAAGACGACGAAGATGGGGGAAGCACAGGAGAAGGTAAAGATGAGGGTCCAATGTCGATATCCTCCAGTTCAACCGCCAGCTCGACTTCAACTGGGGTGAGGAGGAACGACAACGACAGCAACAAAGTGGAGAGCAGAAGTCGGAGGGACAAAGAGGAGTGGAGAAAGAATACATGTCGTAGTACAGAGCAAGTGGGAGGCTCGTCCGAAGAAGAGAACCCTAACGCGGGGAGAGGAGGGCTCAAGCAGTCCAAGTCGGAAACCAACGTGTTTGTCTCCAATCTGGCCACAATGAACCTCAGTGGAAGTCTGTCCAGCACCCTGGATTCTACTTTTATCTGTCTGCCCAGCTCTAAGCCAGACATTTGTTATGCTACCTCAGCCCAAGCTCCAAGAAGTGCACATCAAGTCGATGACAAGCCTCCACCATTGCGCTATCAGGAGAAACAAGATCAATGGCACAGTCAGGATGAAACACAAGATGAGAGAAGCCAGTACAAAAATGGATCATCCTCTAATGGTGGTGATGGTCTGGGCCAAAGACGAAGGGCTGGATTTGAAGAAAGAGTTCTACCACCAAGGCAACAACAGCTCGTCAGACCGCTTTGTCAGTCAGAAATGGGTCGAGCTCATAACCTAGAAGAGCTTGGCGGTCAGGCTTCTGAAGTTGGCCGATCAACAGTTTCACAAAGCCACactcacaacggcgcaaacaaaAAGCTTACAAAATCATCTCTACGTGAACCATCCGATTTTTCACACCTTTACAACACATATGGAGTCTTCCAATCCAGACAGCCCAACCAGGCGACCAAAAAGGAGGTTTTGTTAGTGGAAAAGCAGCCAGGTTCCGTGACAAAGACCTCCTCCAAATCTTCTACCATGGAGAGACAACCCCAGACTCAGTTCACCTACAGAAGGAATTGCTCCAGTCCCAAAagaacatttacacctccccatTCCCCTCTCAGGACACCCCAGGGCTCACCAAACAGGCAGGCCTCAATGTACCTCATCTCGAAGGATCCACGTAGAGGAATTCAACACCACACCCCGTCAGGAGGCAGCCCTGATAGAAAGGCACCAGCTCAGGGCCACGATATGAGAGCACCAGTTAAGACCAACCTAACAGGAATCCCCAAAGCGCCTCTAAACAACCAGCAAAGCTCCCCCAACTCCAGCCCCAAAGACAGCTCTCCTTCACCCAAACTTAAACCCAAAGGAGTCCGTCCAAAAATCATCACTTACATCCGTAAAAATCCTCAACTCAAGCCTCAGGCTGTTGACGGACCTTATCAGGTATCGTCTTTACCAGCACGCTTGTCCACATACGCACATGGTACAGGTGCAACACCCGGTTCCTTCAAAGATATTCCGAAAGGCCCCTTTAAGCCTGAAAAGGAAACCAGAGGGGCACCAGTACTCAGTGCCTCCAACTTGCTTTACGACAAGTTCCACAAAGACATGCAAGCAAATATCTTCCCGTCAGGGGTGTTGAGTAGGAGTATCCGAGCTCCAGGACTTACAAACACCGTCCCTCTGACGCATAACCACAGCTATACGGCGCCCCCAAAGCTGGCCAGCAAAACGGACGACTTCTACGGAGCACACTCGGAG GTCAGCAGATCTGCTAGTTTTAAAGAGAGTTCTGCAGATGACCCACTACACCTTCGGACAGCTACTCAGACTGGAGGAAGCGGAAGTCTCTTGCGTTCTGGCAGAGGTTTACGTTTAGGCTTGGGAGCTGTGACCAGGACGGCTTCCGCCTCAGTCAAAGGCAAAGAATCTAGTGCGAGTCAGAGGTCAACAATCAGCCAACCGATTCAACAAGCCTGCTTAGCAGCCAGCCAGAAGAGCCGCAATACCGCAG CTGACGATGAGGTTTTCGCCCCTGAGGCTCCGGCATCGGCACAAGCGCAGCCGCCAAACGGCAGATCCCTACTTCCCAAAGCGAGTCAATCAGGCCTTCGCGCCCCCGGCTTCAGCTCCACCCGTCTCCCCGTGGGTCGCCTGGCAGCGTTCGGCTTCGTCAGGAGTTCCAGCGTCTCCTCCGCGCACTCCAGCGACAGTGAACCCAACAGGGCGACTCACC GTCTAAGTGTGAGCGAGGACCCGCCTCTCCATAGAGTGACCGGCGCACCTCCATCAACGGATCACCAGAGAGCCGCGCCATGTCGCAGCAACAGCCTTCAACCTCCGTCTACCCCGGCACTACCGCGCCGATACCTACCCGCTCAACCAAGAAGCTCCCCTGGGG TTGGCAGGAAGGAGTTCCAGCGGAGCTCTGAGGTAACACGCTCCCTCCCGTCCTCCCCAAAGAGGCTGGCAGTTGTTCCGCCCAAACCTCAGTCACCAG TGCAGTCAGGTCAGCGAGCTGCAGGAGGACCAGCCCGGGGGTCTGCCCCCCCTGGCTCCCCTCGCCGCGTTCCTCCCCTGAAGCTGCAGCAAGAGAAGGAAGATGCTCAGCAgagagaagaagaaagaaaagcacAGCAGAGGGAGAAGGAGGAGCAACGTGAGGAG CTGGAGAGGCTGCGCGGATGCTGTGAGCGGCAAGAGAAGCAACTGAGGGCCCTTAGAGAAGAACTGAGGAAGACCTCTTTGGGTTTGGAAGCCTTCATCGTCACTACTCAGCATTACCGCCTCAAG AATGAAAGCGCAGAAGCGAATGAAACTAATTTGCTCCAGGAAATACAAAAGGTCAAAGAGCAACTGG CGTCCAACTCTGCAAACTGGGAAAGACTCAAACTGGAAAAGTCCGCCGTGGAATCGGCATTCGAACGAGAGCTGCAGGAGCTGCAGGTGCAGCAGGAAACGGAACTGGCCGCCGTGGAGGAGAGCCTACGCAAGTGTCACTCGGCCGAGACGGAACACCTGAAGGCTGAGCATCAGTCGCAAATGGAGGAGCTCAGGACCCAGCAGCAGGAACAG gtggaGGAGATGACAGCTCACCACCAGGCAGCCATTCAGGAGCTCAGAGATATGCACaacatcaccatggcaacactgCATGAGGAGCATGCCCGAACCATGAGAG ACTTAAGGAAAGCTCACGAGCAACAGAAGATGCTTCTTGAGGAGGATTTTGAGAAGCTAAGGCTTTCTCTTCAG gatcAAGTGGACACGCTCACTTTTCAAAACCACAGTCTGCGGGACAAAGCCAAACGCTTTGAAGAAGCGTTGAGGAAGAGCACCGACGAACAGATACTT GATGCCTTAGCTCCGTACCAGCATATTGAGAAGGATCTAAAGAGCTTGAAGGAGGTTGTGGAGATGAAGAACCAGCAAATACACCAGCAAGAGCAGAAGATCGCAGATCTAGAAAAAGTG GCCCAAAAGAATGTGTTCCTGGAGGAGAAGCTCCAAGTTCTGCAGCAACAAAATGAAGATCTGACAGCTCAGATTGAAAGGAACCTCACTTTATCCag ACAACTGTCCGAAGAGAACGCCAACCTCCAGGAATCAGTGGAGAAGGAGAGCACGGCGAAAAAGCGACTCAGCCAGAACAACGAGGAGCTGCTGTGGCGTCTTCAGACCAGCCCGTTGATGTCCCCCTCGTCCTCGCCCCTCCATCGCGCCTTCTCTACCTCCCCCATCCCGTCATCTCCATTGTTCTCATCGTCACCTGCACCTCCACTGGGCTGCCACTCCCCCAGCCACTGCCAAGGCTGCCCCCAGCAGCCACAGTCGTCCTCGCCCTTCCACACGGTCAATCGGAATTACTCGCCCGGCCCGGGCACACCCACCCACAGATCGGCAACTAATCAGAATCACTCACCGGGCCCGTGCACACCCACTCATAGAGCAACGGCTAATCGCAATTCGGTAGCCTGTCTCACTttgcaaagataa